A region from the Triticum urartu cultivar G1812 chromosome 1, Tu2.1, whole genome shotgun sequence genome encodes:
- the LOC125551064 gene encoding uncharacterized protein LOC125551064 isoform X3 has protein sequence MGISAPPSLPVSNLVSSLPPFPINTAALLRPFLIPFASACPSSFLSSTDGRAMVGPAAVRSGGRRRGRPPGIRVAVIARVRRAGDRLSSVDSSSAMAAAGGCGRPATVDSDCRFRYGPRRPFRSSRIGAHRFDSPEDFNVDVDSRRREISLGKRPVDCIIGSAISAGSSSAVDGFASAVRSVSVRPDSLSVQVVDGSNVCPAGFPAGVCLHGSLGGSTFSRCRPRVVPLCAGGAFGRPTPLGNVLPTPIMEHLRVLRVLHACRKRTVVRSYWLGRKRVRGMQPPFSKDYIQLLKATFRRRSYYGGPDLCCHHCGAFFWFREGSVHHADVTSRSPVYTGCCRTVGCTG, from the exons ATGGGAATTTCTGCGCCGCCTTCGCTGCCCGTTTCCAATTTGGTTTCTTCTCTCCCGCCGTTTCCTATAAATACTGCTGCCCTTCTGCGCCCGTTCCTCATTCCCTTCGCTTCTGCCTGCCCTTCTTCTTTCTTGAGCAGTACTGACGGTCGGGCGATGGTTGGGCCTGCTGCTGTTCGATCCGGCGGACGCCGTCGGGGCCGCCCTCCTGGGATTCGGGTGGCCGTTATTGCCCGTGTGCGCCGCGCTGGTGATCGCCTTTCTTCCGTGGATTCGTCGTCGGCGATGGCAGCCGCTGGTGGGTGTGGCCGGCCAGCTACAGTTGATTCGGATTGCCGCTTCCGGTATGGTCCTCGCCGGCCGTTCCGTTCTTCTCGGATTG GTGCCCACCGATTCGATTCGCCGGAAGATTTTAATGTGGACGTTGATAGTCGCCGTCGGGAGATTTCATTAGGGAAGCGGCCTGTAGATTGTATCATTG GTTCTGCTATTAGTGCGGGTTCTTCTTCAGCGGTCGACGGGTTTGCTTCGGCTGTTCGGTCTGTCAGTGTGCGACCTG ATAGTTTGTCTGTCCAAGTTGTTGACGGATCGAATGTTTGTCCTGCCGGTTTTCCTGCTGGTGTTTGCCTTCATGGTTCATTGGGCGGCAGTACATTTTCCCGCTGTCGTCCAAGAGTGGTGCCCTTATGTGCTGGTGGTGCCTTCGGTCGGCCTACTCCTCTTGGTAATG TGTTGCCTACTCCTATTATGGAACACTTGCGTGTTTTGCGTGTTTTGCATGCCTGCCGTAAGCGGACGGTGGTGCGATCGTACTGGTTGGGTCGGAAAAGAG TGCGTGGGATGCAGCCTCCTTTTTCTAAGGATTACATCCAACTGCTTAAGG CTACTTTTAGGAGGCGTTCCTATTATGGCGGGCCGGATTTGTGTTGCCATCACTGTGGGGCTTTCTTTTGGTTCCGTGAAGGATCTGTTCACCATGCTGACGTAACTTCTCGCTCTCCTGTTTACACGGGATGCTGTCGGACGG TTGGGTGCACAGGTTGA
- the LOC125551064 gene encoding uncharacterized protein LOC125551064 isoform X2, producing the protein MGISAPPSLPVSNLVSSLPPFPINTAALLRPFLIPFASACPSSFLSSTDGRAMVGPAAVRSGGRRRGRPPGIRVAVIARVRRAGDRLSSVDSSSAMAAAGGCGRPATVDSDCRFRYGPRRPFRSSRIGAHRFDSPEDFNVDVDSRRREISLGKRPVDCIIGSAISAGSSSAVDGFASAVRSVSVRPDSLSVQVVDGSNVCPAGFPAGVCLHGSLGGSTFSRCRPRVVPLCAGGAFGRPTPLGNVLPTPIMEHLRVLRVLHACRKRTVVRSYWLGRKRVRGMQPPFSKDYIQLLKATFRRRSYYGGPDLCCHHCGAFFWFREGSVHHADVTSRSPVYTGCCRTGRISLSKFGDWPSPLDRLMRFDGDAVSSRFMRLIRQYNFMFCFT; encoded by the exons ATGGGAATTTCTGCGCCGCCTTCGCTGCCCGTTTCCAATTTGGTTTCTTCTCTCCCGCCGTTTCCTATAAATACTGCTGCCCTTCTGCGCCCGTTCCTCATTCCCTTCGCTTCTGCCTGCCCTTCTTCTTTCTTGAGCAGTACTGACGGTCGGGCGATGGTTGGGCCTGCTGCTGTTCGATCCGGCGGACGCCGTCGGGGCCGCCCTCCTGGGATTCGGGTGGCCGTTATTGCCCGTGTGCGCCGCGCTGGTGATCGCCTTTCTTCCGTGGATTCGTCGTCGGCGATGGCAGCCGCTGGTGGGTGTGGCCGGCCAGCTACAGTTGATTCGGATTGCCGCTTCCGGTATGGTCCTCGCCGGCCGTTCCGTTCTTCTCGGATTG GTGCCCACCGATTCGATTCGCCGGAAGATTTTAATGTGGACGTTGATAGTCGCCGTCGGGAGATTTCATTAGGGAAGCGGCCTGTAGATTGTATCATTG GTTCTGCTATTAGTGCGGGTTCTTCTTCAGCGGTCGACGGGTTTGCTTCGGCTGTTCGGTCTGTCAGTGTGCGACCTG ATAGTTTGTCTGTCCAAGTTGTTGACGGATCGAATGTTTGTCCTGCCGGTTTTCCTGCTGGTGTTTGCCTTCATGGTTCATTGGGCGGCAGTACATTTTCCCGCTGTCGTCCAAGAGTGGTGCCCTTATGTGCTGGTGGTGCCTTCGGTCGGCCTACTCCTCTTGGTAATG TGTTGCCTACTCCTATTATGGAACACTTGCGTGTTTTGCGTGTTTTGCATGCCTGCCGTAAGCGGACGGTGGTGCGATCGTACTGGTTGGGTCGGAAAAGAG TGCGTGGGATGCAGCCTCCTTTTTCTAAGGATTACATCCAACTGCTTAAGG CTACTTTTAGGAGGCGTTCCTATTATGGCGGGCCGGATTTGTGTTGCCATCACTGTGGGGCTTTCTTTTGGTTCCGTGAAGGATCTGTTCACCATGCTGACGTAACTTCTCGCTCTCCTGTTTACACGGGATGCTGTCGGACGGGTAGGATTTCGTTGTCGAAATTTGGTGATTGGCCTTCTCCTTTGGATAGGCTGATGCGTTTTGATGGAGACGCGGTTTCCTCTCGGTTCATGCGATTAATACGGCAGTATAATTTTATGTTCTGTTTTACGTAG
- the LOC125551064 gene encoding uncharacterized protein LOC125551064 isoform X1, with translation MLNVHHRLVHKFRIARQSLCTPGVSVVSIRFLGNDGGAHGTRFSGPTASEVAALIVGDLTPECRRFDVIAETRSGSLKHISSLNCNLMALQYPILFPYGDKSYHRGIRYVHASGFPATCYANVQAEGCMDGEDSDDDVDCNPEDAGISRGQVTMLEYYKYYARYREGEVNPYTSCGRLSQQIAVNAYFCVEADRLEYHFRKQHNLRSETYQGISDAMGEGNSTGKNVGVQFILHGSFTGGPRYMLLNYHDGMAICRQYGAPDLFITFTCNPRRQEIADALAAEPGQTTADRPDITTRVFSMKYEEFLDGVKDGTFFGAVQAYLYVVEFQKRGLPHTHTLVWLKADTKDPSPSFIDGLISAELPDPLVDPLGYALVDEFMVHGPCGVYNTKCACMKNNCCSKRFPKPLSEDTMVDHVGYPVYRRRDTGLYVLRQKDSLRLGNQWVVSYNMKLLKRFDAHINVEWCNKTNLLKYLFKYLTKGHDVVRMRFHVEDRPPGVFTVPCPIGRNEIDDYIKCRFVNIFTYIYVSY, from the exons ATGCTTAATGTGCATCACCGTTTGGTGCACAAATTTAGAATTGCACGACAGAGTCTCTGTACTCCTGGTGTTTCTGTTGTCTCGATTCGTTTTTTGGGCAACGATGGTGGTGCCCATGGTACACGTTTTTCTGGCCCTACTGCTTCTGAAGTGGCTGCCCTTATTGTTGGTGATCTGACACCTGAATGCAGAAGGTTTGACGTCATTGCTGAGACGCGGTCTGGTTCGTTGAAGCATATATCTTCACTTAATTGCAACCTTATGGCTTTACAATATCCTATACTTTTCCCATATGGTGACAAGAGCTATCACCGTGGCATTAGATATGTTCATGCTAGTGGTTTCCCGGCCACATGTTATGCAAATGTGCAGGCCGAAGGTTGTATGGACGGCGAAGATTCCGACGATGATGTCGACTGTAATCCCGAAGATGCTGGCATTTCTCGTGGTCAGGTTACCATGTTGGAGTACTATAAGTACTATGCTCGCTATCGTGAAGGCGAGGTGAATCCTTACACAAGTTGTGGTCGGCTGAGCCAGCAAATTGCTGTCAATGCTTACTTTTGTGTAGAGGCTGATCGTCTAGAGTATCATTTCCGTAAGCAACATAATCTTCGATCTGAGACCTATCAAGGCATATCTGATGCTATGGGTGAGGGTAATTCAACTGGCAAGAATGTTGGTGTGCAGTTTATACTGCATGGCAGTTTTACAGGCGGCCCGCGGTATATGCTTCTGAATTATCATGACGGGATGGCAATCTGTCGGCAGTATGGTGCACCTGATTTGTTTATTACTTTTACATGTAATCCTAGGCGGCAAGAGATTGCTGATGCTCTCGCTGCCGAACCTGGACAGACTACGGCTGATCGTCCTGATATTACTACTCGAGTTTTCAGTATGAAGTATGAGGAATTTCTTGATGGGGTTAAAGATGGTACCTTTTTTGGTGCCGTTCAAGCAT ACTTATATGTTGTGGAGTTCCAAAAGAGAGGGCTGCCACATACGCACACGTTGGTGTGGTTGAAGGCGGATACCAAAGATCCTTCTCCTTCGTTTATAGATGGACTAATTTCTGCAGAGCTGCCGGATCCTTTAGTTGATCCATTAGGTTATGCTCTTGTTGATGAGTTTATGGTGCATGGTCCTTGTGGAGTGTATAATACTAAGTGTGCCTGCATGAAGAACAATTGTTGTTCCAAGCGCTTTCCTAAACCGTTGAGCGAGGATACAATGGTTGACCATGTTGGATATCCAGTTTACCGTCGACGTGATACTGGTTTGTATGTACTTAGACAAAAGGATTCGCTACGTCTGGGAAATCAATGGGTTGTTTCGTATAATATGAAATTGTTGAAGAGATTTGATGCACATATAAACGTTGAGTGGTGCAACAAGACGAACTTGTTAAAATATTTGTTCAAATATCTCACAAAGGGTCATGATGTAGTTCGTATGCGTTTCCACGTTGAAGATAGACCCCCAGGTGTTTTCACTGTTCCATGTCCTATTGGGAGGAATGAAATTGACGACTATATCAAATGCAGGTTTGTTAATATATTTACATATATTTATGTTTCTTATTGA